Part of the Peromyscus leucopus breed LL Stock chromosome 6, UCI_PerLeu_2.1, whole genome shotgun sequence genome, AAAAACACCTGTGGAAAATAATGATGGTGAGGATGTTGGAGAAAAGGAACCTCAAAATTGAAACTAGAATTACCTTGGGATCTAGCTCCAACAATTCCAGGTACATGCCCGAAGTCATCAAGTCAGCATCCCACAGAGACCCCTACAGACTGACATGTGTCACTGCATTGTTGAAAACAGCCACCATATAGAACCAACCTAGATGACCATCACATGTGGACAAAGAAATGTGGTGTGCGTGATCAATGGAATTGTACTGAGTTCTAATGAGTAAGTTAAGTCATTTACAGTTGAAGGTATGAACCTAGCCATAACATTATGTTAAAATCATCAGACACAGAAGGAAAGGTATTGTCCATTTCCTATCATTTATGGATTATAGAATGAAATACCAGTGCATGCTCATAACATGTAATATGCATCATATGTTGCATACTTGAAATCTTCTATCAGTTCAATGGTGATTTCTACAACATGTaatgaattttattaaaattatgttcATCAGTCATTTCATGTAAATGTTATAGGAGGGCAATTCTGTTTTACAATTTATTCATATAACATGTGACAAGTTCTCAGCCATATTCACAGTGAGTACATTATTTCTTGAGGCATGCACctctaaatatttttgaaagaataattaaactttacatttaaattaatgaattttattGTGTTTAATTCATAtatagcactgggattaaagtgtgatAAGACATTTTTCtagcatatttatatacatatgtgtatataaacttAAGCAGGAGGTAGACAGGATGAATGAGAGCATCTGGGGGTCACTCCAGTGTGAAGTAACAGTGGGACAATGATGAAAAAGCCTGTTTCCTACAatgacagaggacagccttagaGACTTGAAGGAGACCACAGTTCAATGAAGCCATTGTCTGAGTTCCATTGCAGAGACttaatttgaaaaacaattcACAGAAGTATGGAGAGGCACATGCAAAGATGGCCACACATCCACTCTGAATACTGGTCTCATCAGTGTCAAGATTTCAGCAGTCACCAGCAGAGGGGAAGGAATGAGACCACTGTCATTGGTCAGCTGTATGGAAGTTCCCACATTATAACAACTCAGTTATAGCCACAAAGTAAAGTGATGGAAACTGTGTAACTCCTGCAGTTGAGAGTCGAATTTTGTCTGAGAAAGagtaacagaaaatgaaattgaagacaaGAGACTGACTGATTGGCTGATTGTCCTTGTTTAATCTAAGTATTGAATCTTCGACCTTCTAATGAGTGTCTAATAGTGAACATTCACCTTGACACTGGATTTGTCCCCAGGTTATATTATTGTGAGGAGTGACTGTCATTTCTAAGTTATCAAGTCTGGATATTATTGAAAGAACCACCTTAGTTCTTCCAGATGCAGTGGAACAGTTGGTACAAAGTcataggaaacacagatgcatcTAGGAGGGGACAAGAACTGTGAGTGCCACTCTCTGTGTGCAGGAAAAGATGACTAAGGGAGAGGATGAGGATGGTGCTGAGAAGATGAGCAAGAGTCTGGTCAGGACTGGTTGGCAAGGCTTTTTATTTGTAACAAAGAGGTAGAGGGACATTGTCATGTGGTGAGTGGAATGCAGAGCCTTTCACAGGAGATTTCAGCATCTCGAGGGCAGGACAAGGAGGGAttcaggaggagagagagcagctGCATGGACAGTCTTCTGAGCATGCCTTCCTCCTGCAACACTTGTCTGAAGTCTTCCTCACCAGGTCAGCAACAGCCACCAGACTGTTGGCTACTGCCacagctgctgccaccactgctgccacagcatccactgctgctgccactgctgccacagcagccactgctgccaccactgctACAGCATCCAGAGCTCTGGTGTCTGTGTCGGAGAGATCTGCGGGGCCTGTGGTGGCTCAGGCAGCAGCCACCACCCCCAGAGCTGCAGCAGCCCCCAGAactggagccacagcctcccccagagctggagccacagcagcCCCCAGATCCCAGGCTACAGCAGGAAGTCACAGGGGGGCACTTGGGAGGACACTTGGGGGACACTTGGGGGGACACTTTGGTGTCTGGCACTTGGGAGGGCACTTGGGGGCACACTTGGGAGGGGGTTGGCACTGCTGCTGGCTCTGCTGGCAGGACATCTCGGCCTGTGGGTGTTCAGAAGCTGCAAGAGAATCCCACACATGTCACACAACAGACACTGTGGCCACCTGACACATTCTGCCCACCCCCAAATTTCACCGATAATCAAGGCAACATCATTTACACTGTCATACCATGTTCATCATGAATTTAGAAACTTAGAAATCCATGCCAGTGAGATAATTATTGTCATCTGGTATCCAGCCACACTGAATGAATATCTAGTGACCTTGTAAAACATCTGTTGGTCTTAGTCCTTTTACATGTGTCCGTACATGGATTATTTCAGAGAAAAGTGGTTGTAATGGAAAAGATTAACCATTACTCgaagctgtttttagtttaaGGTCAGTATTCCAAAGCACCTTGTATGTCACTGAGGGAGTAAGCTGAGCCTCTGACAGAAAAATATGTAAACTCTCTCAGGCTGCCTTGGAACAGTAGGGCCTATTgtgaggtcagagttcagaggtATCCAAATCATCAACTGCTCAGCTAAGGGTGACAAGGTCAGTATCAGCCTTGTGGTGTCCTATTGATCTAAGTAGTGTGTGAACAGATCCCAGAACCAGGAATCTCTTTCTTTCCACAGTCAAAGGAAGAGACTGCTGTTCATTCCTGACTGGAAGTCTTCTTAGGAAATGAGGGGAAGCAACTCCTCCCTGAAACCTGTCCAGATGCATATACTTCTCATTGCTCACTCTCTTTTCTTGAGGGTTCCTAAACACTGAAGTTACTATGTACTCTCCAGAGCCAGAATGCCCCAAGCACTCCAGTGTCTCTCAGAACTGTGGCTTCTGTATGTCCATGTTGTCATTGTCTCACACCTCTCTCTTCTCACATTTAATGATCTACCAATATGTGCTCTAGTCCCCCCTCCAGATCTAGACTAGCAACCCCTCTGGAAAAGTCTCTGCCCTTGTCTCCCATGCACACTTACCAAGGTGAATGGCAGCTCAGGATCTGTGGGTATCTCTGGAGGTGAGTGGATGGAGTTGCCCTGTGCTTCAACCCTTTTATTCTGATCCTGGGCTCTGCCTCAGCCTGTCAGATAGTGTCTGGACAGGGAGGCCCTGCCTCCTGACACCACATGCTCATGTGACAGGTGATGACCAGGTGTTCCTCAGCCAGCTCTCCTCCATGACGCCAAGCATGCTGCATGTATCTTAGACAATGGCTTAGGAATGAAGGGAGGAAGTGGATTCCTGGATCCTTAACCCTGACATACCTCCAGAGTACCTGAATGGGAACCaatcatttctccatctttttaaatttctattccTTCTTAATGTGATACATGCAGCATGTGGCCCATATTGAGCTAGTataaccttgaatttcttccATGTTTGCTTCAATCTCTGCATTTTCCCAACTGTGCCTATGTAAGTCCAATTTAAACATCTACACCAGTAAAATCCTGCATGAGAGATGCAGgacaacaacaaaatatgttgaggtgtgtttctgaATGTCTGTTTAGGCTGTGTCATTACCCAGTTTTACTAAGACAATATAATATTAGGGATAATGTAAGacagttatgaaaaaaaaaacaacatcaacTGATCACATAGAATATTCACATAAGCCACCTGTGCAAACTGCTAAATACAGAGTGAGGATGCTtttctttaatcacagtacttgagAAAAGGCTCATCAGTGAATAATGCATGCTGTTCTTATAGAGGATTTCAGTTTAATTTTAGCACCTAAATGGGGCATCTTACCACCACCTTCAGAGAACCTAACACCTTCTTCTTAAATCCAAAGTTGTATGTAGTaatgtacacaaatacacacagaaacatgcacgGATACACACAGATATTcaaccacacacacaatttaagataaaaatataatctttaaaaatagcaattgaaagaagaaaaagtggtTCAGTAAActaaatgtatgaaaatgtcccaAGGAAGCCCAATATTTGTCAAAATTTATATGCATTAATAATTACACACAGTCAGTTGTGTCCcaagagagtggacatccttatTTTATCAGTTTGTTTACATTTGTctcagtatatatttttatatcatatatttcatgtaattctTATTCAGGAATATGCCACCTTTTTTTACTGTTTCAATATTGCTGGATATTCTGTACAAGCCAGCACATCTCTTTCATGAAAATGGCATGCTATTAGTAGTGAGGTAAGATGGCACATTAGTAAGGAGAAAATCAGGAAGAAGCTTCACGTGAGGTCAAGGGAATGATATATTtcacctataaaataaaaggaacagaGTCAGTCTACTCCTAAATGTGCCACAGAGGAATAATGGCTATATCTCTGACTGACAAAGGAAGGTTATTTAACATAGAATTACTCCTTAGTAATTCACAAAAATGTGTTTCTGTGGTCATTAGACCTCTGTTCTCTCTGTATGCCTGGTTTTCATTTATATTCTACATGTTCATagaatatatatgaacatattatttagaaatttttctttttttcagatttagTAGAAGTAGTTGTGATTTATCATAGATGGATATGGTTGTAAAGAGTCATGATGTAAGATTACCCTAAATCTACAAAGATCAGTGAGATGAGGCAAAGAAATATACAAACTAAATTGGCAAAAACTCTTCCCCTAAATGCTGGTGGGCTCTGGAATTTCCAAGCCTTGGGAATAACATGAGCCTGGGACACAAGAACATGATAAACACTAAGAAAATAAGGTAGATAAACAGATGTATTTATAATTGTATAGAGTGTCTTCATATAGTGAGATGCACTTGCCCCTGTCTTCGGTCACAtattttcatctatctatcatttgtctccatttcttttaaaaaatacatttaacatttaCACATATCCAAAGTTATAATTCAATATGGCCCATAAATCCCATTGGTCTTTCATTTACTATGTTGCAGCATCAGATCCATACACTCACAATGATACCTACTACAAAGTCATTAGTAAAGACTTGTTCAGGATTGTATACCACTTAACAGAAGTAGAAATTCATATGACAAACAGCCTTTTAGCTACTTTTCCTGAAGTATATCCCACCTGCTCTCAAATTTGTTCTTAGATGAATGGTgttatcttcttttctttggttatggTTTTCTCTAAATTATATGTTACAAACTGTAGCTGCTATGATAATGCACCTGAGgtccacattatttttttaatccatgatGTTTAATATAGTCATGAGGAATTCCTTAAAAACCTTTCTTAGGATTTGTGTTTCTCCTCAGCAGTTGAGCACAATCATTCTGTAGCTGTGTGGTGATGCCTAAGCCTTCCACTAGAATCTTCATTGATGTGCAAGCTTAGAAATAGATTCTCCTAAGGACGGGTCACCCCAGTGGAACCTGAACTCTGAGGCAGACTGAGGTAAGTGTGTCCACGTGACCTCAAAAATTCTTTCACTGTCTCACCTGCTTTGATTTTAGTCTCCTCCTCAGTTGTTCCAAAAGGTTTAGCAACAGGGAGAGGCCAGAACCAGATCCCTGATTTCCACAATGGTAGTTATGCATGGCTCAGCTTAGGACTTCTAGGATGATGTGGCTGTGATGTCAGCTACTCCACACTTCTGCCTCTATGCAGGGCAACACCTCAGCTGAGCACCTGTGCTATAGCTGTGTATGAGTGTCATGCTCGCTGGGGGAAGACTAGAGTCAGCCTTGACTGTGAGCTCTGGACACTTAGGCTGCAAGACAATATGAATATATTGACCAAAATCTGTTGACATTCTGAGGGTTTCAGTTGTCAGATATTTCTCTTTTATAAGCCATATTTTCCTTATCCTGGAATATAAGAGAACACTAAAAATTCTAAtcagaaatatttcaaataaaaaaagttttttctCTGCACCTCAGAGGCTGAATCAAGAAAATTCAATGTTGCTTTTGAGATATTCATTCTTGTCTACTTATTTAACAATTGCACATGACACATATACTCTCAAAGTATAAAGTCTATAAATCacttaattttaattaacatCTTATTACATAATACTTTTTGAGTGTTAGtggtataattttaatatatagatGACATATAGTAAAACAATTCAAAACTCTcattattttaaactgttttttcccttgttctctcccctatCGCCCACCCCCTCCCCGCCTTTCCCCCATCCCAGcacccatttccatctcctccagggcaaagaatTCCCTAAgcattgagttcaacctggtagattcagtccaggcaggtccagtcccctcctcccaggatgagccaagtgtccctgtaaaAGCCCcaagttgattagcttgatctgtttgggaggcatccaggcagtgggactgtgtcctgtactcagtgcatgactTGActattttaaactcttttagaaagaaatcttcaaaaaaaatactaaaacatggtacacaattaataaaattttaccaTCTATATCTCTCTCCccatatgtgtgaatgtgcatgtgcgtgtgcgtgtgtgtgtgtgtgtgtgtgattttatgtgtAATCCAGATGTCAACTTTGAGAGGTTcacttctctctatatatatacttttatcaGTAGATAgcctataaaaactaaaaataaacaatgaactGTCTAAGAAAAACTTCACCATAGGTCAAATGGATTCAAAACACATGGAAAAAACTTCACAATTACCAGAAGCAAAGTGTTTTTCATCTTCAGTAACTATGAGAACTCTCtttaaaacatcacattttgACCATAAAAAATCTTAACAAACATGAgagcattaaaataattttcccttATCAGACTAGAAATCATTAGTAATGACAAATAAGGAAACATATGAAAGCTTTTGAGACTAAACAATAAACACTCCAATGACTAGTGTATGATAGAATAATTCAAGAAGGAAATTGTTTAAATTACTAAAATCAAATACGGATACCACAAAGACAGTATATTTCTTAGCTTTCATTTTAattgagaataattttttttacagaatatattctgatcatgtttaTTCCTGCTTCATATACTCCCAGAGACTCCTCATCTCCTAACTCTTCCAGTTTTATgactttttccctctctctttagaaatgaagcaggcaaacaaaaaacaaacaaatgagaataaACTAAGTAAACATattgaaaaaagtaaaaacactAGAATTGCTTGTACATGTAGAGACACCAACATTTGCACAAATGCAGAACTCAAATAAACTGAATATCAGAAACCATAATGTATAAGAAAAGACgactgagattttaaaaaaagcctgACTACAGCATTGGGAGATAAAAATTTTCCAAAAATACCTTTTATTTCATTGATGTAATAGTTATCGACTGCTGGGCATGCGGCCTGCCCTTAAGTGAGGTTTGTATATACAGTGATACTCCATGGCAGAAAACAAATTTTTCCTTTGCTGGCAGTTGATGCTTAGAGATGGATCCTGGGAGGAGGATGGCGGCTTGGCCTGTTAGATCCAAAGGGGAGTGCTGGTGACAATGTGCTGAACCGGAGGACAATGACTAGatagaataatttttattgaGTGAAGAAAAGCCTATATCCAGCTTTCCATGGGAATCTGATAAAGCACATTTCTGTTTACCAGACACCTCATTTAATCAGCTCTCAAAGGTCAGCTACCTCAGGGGAAGGGCATCTAGTTCCTGGCCAATCCACACAACACACTCATATTTTCTTCTTGCTTCACAAAGATCTATATTCTGCTGTCCCTGGGATTTGCAGATTCCAGAGACTACTATACTCTAGAGCAGTCAGTCCTCACACTGTATCATAACAATAATTACTTTGTGCCATCAACAATGTTTAATGCAGTGCATCACAACTGATCAAAGTTCAGAGGACAAGTATTGATCAGCCAAGAATGAAACATCTATGTCACACCCCTCCCAAGACACATGGATCATTGCAGAGGAGGTTGttaaaagattgtaagagtcagaggtgaggtgagaccaaagcaaaacagaattggttcattcataaaaatcacagcagctgtggttgctttCAAAGTGAATACATATGAATAATTGATGGCATCTGATATAATAGATTCAGTTTTCTGTAAGTATGTGGCCATTCCTTGGCTGGCCTTGCTCCAGAGTCTCCACACTCAGGTGTTTATGGGCGGCACAGATGGGACTTTCCTaggtataaaaacaaaaccaagaagagGACTTGAATTGGGAAGAAGACAAGGAAGTGTATCTTACAGGTCTTATTAAGAGGAAAAGGTGTGAATATCATTAAACTACAGGATATTGTgttagaaaattaataaattaataaatatattattaaatcatTGAAAATGGAGCACACTAAATAAAGTTTACAATGGTGGTTGGTATGATTTCATAGATACTAGGATGGTTGAGTAATTAATTACTAATcagtaaatgcaataaaatatattaatagacTTAGGGACAAGAATGTGATAACCATCTGTATTGGTGTCCAAATGGCatacagaaaaatcaaacatCATTCATGATTAAAGCCCTGAAGAAACTAGGAATAGAAAAGATATGTCAAATATAACCTAAATGGAGTGAACATAAAACTGCTTCCATTTTAATTGGTACCAAGACAAGGGTATCCATTTTGTGCATTCTTAAAATCTTAGCTGGAGCACtgtgagagaaagacagaataggaatgcaaacagaaaaggaagaagacaaattatctgtgttttcagacagTAGTATCCTAAATATTAAACACcctaaaattctaccagaaaaatATCTTACATACAATGTTCAGCAAAGTGGAGGGCTACAAAGTCAATATTTCAAGTTAAGTGGCATTTTTGTAAGCCAACAATGAAAgtactaaaaaataaacaaataacagcaaAACATCCCATTCATggtagcatttttttaaaagaaaactttggaATACACAGGAGCCAGGAAGTAAGTGTTCCAAAATGAAAACTGTataaaattgaagaaagaaatttgaaaaaacaaaagatgagaaaaatctcCCATTCTCATAACTAggtagattttatattttaaaaataactgcatTACAAAGAGCAATCTCCAAGTTCCATTCAACCCCTtatcaaatacaataaaatatgaatttttactgaaatagaaaaatgtaCATGATATTTAGAAGAACACAACCTgcaagataataataaaatacagaaaagacaATGTCAAGAGCATCAAAATATCtactaaaattatatttcagaacaaaattattatattaaattgcAAAGAGTGCTATGTATTGCCAGAAAATAGATGTGCACACCAGTAAATTAGACTTCAGGACCCAGAGATGAACCTACACAGATACAGCCACGTGGTCTTTGATGACAGTGTCACTAACACACACTGGATAAGAGTGTGCCCCTCAGTCAATGGTGCTGAGAGCGCTGGATGTCCTCACACACAAGAACAACTAGATCCACTCATCTTATCCTGCACAACATCAGCTCAAATGTCCCAAGTCTAAGTCTCACAACTACTCCAGACCATCAAGGAGAAAAGACTTCAAGGTAAAGGAAGCTGAAAGGACTTTCTAAAATGATCTTCATTTTTGGGAAATgaattatgtacatatacatgacTTGAAAAGTGCATACTCTATGCCTTccaatgggaggccttgccttcttgtggcgAGTGTAGGGAGTGAGCCTTGGATTCTaagggagaggctggggagatggaagaAAGTAAGAGGagaatctttggtgtgtaaaatgaatgaaaaaaatttcttaataagaataaaagaaaagtgcATATTCAAAAATTTAAGAGTCAATAAACAGCTTacaggaggagagaaaaatatgGAACACTATACATTTGTTGGAGAATTAATACCTAGAAgacataaagaattaaaacatTACCAGAAAAACCATGCAATTaataagagaaatgaaatgaacagcCAGTGCCTGAAAGAGAAACGTTCAGCAATgtatggaaaatatttatttttattagctatCACAGTGACGGAAATGAAACTGATACTGAGATTCAGCTCACAGTAGACATCATGGCCACCATCAAAAGCACCTGTGAAAAATAATGCTAGTGAGGATGTTGGAGAAAATGAAGCCCAAAACTAAAACTAGAATTACCTTGGGATCTAGCTCCAACAATTCCAGGTACATGCTCAAAGTCATCAAAGTCAGAATCCCACAAAGGCCTCTATAGACGGACATGTGTCATTGCATAGTTGATAACAGCCACCATATAGAACCAAGCTAGATGACCATCACAAGTGGACAAAGAAATGTGGTGTGCATGATCAATGAAACTGTATTCATTTGTAAAAATTAGTTAAGTCCTTTGCAGGAGAATAAATGTACTCAGCTATCAGGTCAAGTTAAAAATTtatacacagaaagacaaatattgcacaTTTCCTGTCACATATGAAGTTTAGaatgcataaatatgtaatatgCATTATACTATTCTAACCTGAGATTTTCAACCAGTTCACTGGTGCTAccacatataatttaaattattgaaaataagttcaccacattttcatttatatatattaggGAGGCTCTGCTGTTTATATATTGTTCATATAGCATGGGAATAGGTCTCAATAATGTTCAGTGTGCACATTTCAATTTGCAACATATAATTCTAAATGTTTTTCcaaataatgatattttacatgtaaattaatgaaaattattgtgtataatttataaatagatTGGTATTTAAATGTTATGACATTTTCAagcatatttatacacatatgtgtatataaacttAAGCAGGAGGTGGACAGGGTGAATGAGAGCACTCCAGTGTGAAGTAACAGTGGGACAATGATGACAAAGCCTGTTTCCTACAATGACAGAGGACAGTCTTAGGGACCTGAAGGAGACCAGAGTTCAATGAAACCATTGTCTTAGTTCCAGTGCAGAGACTtgatttgaaaaacaaatcacAGAAGTATGGAGAGGCATATGCAAAGATGGCCACACATCCACTCTAGAATACTGATCTCATCAGTGTCAAGATTTCAGCAGCCATCAGCAGAGGGGAAGGAATGAGACCACTGTCATTGGTCAGCTGTATGGAAGTTCCCACATTAAAACAACTCAGTTATAGCCACAAAATAAAGTGATGGAAACTATGTAACTCCTGCAGTTGAGGGTCAAATTTTGTCTGAGAAATGGtaacaaaaaaatgaagttgagccgggcagtggtggcacacacctttaatcccagcattcgggagacaaaggcaggcagatctctgtgagtttgagtctagcctgggctaccaagtgagctccaggaaaggtgcaaagctacgcagagaaaccctgtctcgaaatccccccccccaaaaaaaaatgaagttgaagAGAAGAGACTGACTGATGTACTGATTGTCCTTGTTTAATCTGAGTATTGAATCTTCGAACTTTTAAAGAATGTCTAAAGGTGAACATTCACCTTGACACTGGATTTGTCCCCAGGTTTTATTATTGTGAGGAGTGACTGTCATTTCTAAGTTATCAAGTCTGGTTACTATTGAAAAGGCCACCTTAGTTCTTACAGATGCAGTGGAACAGTTGGTACAAAGTCATAGGAAACACAGATGCGTCTAGGAGGGGACAAGAGCTGTGAGTGCCACTCTCTGTGTGCAGGAAAAGATGACTAAGGGAGAGGATGAGGATGGTgctgagaagataaacaagagtCTGGTCAGGACTGGTTGGCAAGGCttttttatttgtaacaaagAGGTAGAGGGACATTGTCATCTGGTGAGTGGAATGCAGAGCCTTTCATAGGAGACTTCATCATCTTCAAGGGCAGGGAAAGGAGGgattcaggaagagagagagcagctgCATGGGCAGTCTTCTGGACATGGCTTCCTCCTGCAACAATTGCCTGAAGACTTCCTCACCAGGTCAGCAACAGCCACCAGACTGTTGGCTACTGCCacagctgctgccaccactgctgccacagcatccactgctgctgccacagcatccactgctgccaccactgctacagcagccactgctgccaccactgctACAGCATCCAGAGCTCTGGTGTCTGTGTCGGAGAGATCTGCGGGGCCTGTGGTGGCTCAGGCAGCAGCCACCACCCCCAGAGCTGCAGCAgcccccagagctggagccacagcctcccccagagctggagccacagcagcCCCCAGAACCCAGGCTACAGCAGGAAGACACAGGGGGGCACTTGGGAGGACACTTGGGAGGACACTTGGGGGGACACTTTGGTGTCTGGCACTTGGGAGGGCACTTGGGGGCACACTTGGGAGGGGGCTGGCACTGTTGCTGGCTCTGCTGGCAGGACATCTCGGCCTGTGGGTGTTCAGAAGCTGCAAGAGAATGCCACACATGTCACACAACAGACACTGTGGCCACCTGACACATTCTGCCTACCCCAAAATTTCACTGATAATCAAGGCAACATCATTTACACTGTCATACCATGTTCATCATGAATTTAGAAACTTAGAAATCCGTGCCAATGAGGTACGTATTGTCCCCTGGTATCCAGCCACACTGAATGAATATCTAGTGACCTTGTAAAACATCTGTTGGTCTTAGTACTTCTACATGTGCCAGTACATTGATTATTTCAGAGATAAGTGGTTGTAATGGAAAGATTAAC contains:
- the LOC114683133 gene encoding late cornified envelope protein 1C-like isoform X2; its protein translation is MSCQQSQQQCQPPPKCAPKCPPKCQTPKCPPKCPPKCPPKCPPVSSCCSLGSGGCCGSSSGGGCGSSSGGCCSSGGGGCCLSHHRPRRSLRHRHQSSGCCSSGGSSGCCSSGGSSGCCGSSSGCCGSSGGSSCGSSQQSGGCC